Within the Halomonas sp. HL-93 genome, the region ACGCTCGGCTTCGTCGTCGCTGATATGTACCGTCACCCATAGCTTGTCTTTCGGCAGCCCTAGCGTTTCAGTAAGAAAGGTCCAGGCGAAGCGAATGGCATCACGCTTGAAATAGTCGCCGAAGCTGAAGTTGCCCAGCATCTCGAAGAAGGTATGGTGACGCGCAGTATAGCCGACGTTATCCAGGTCATTATGCTTACCGCCCGCCCTGACGCAGCGCTGCGCCGAGGCTGCCCGCACATAGGGGCGCGGGTCGCGACCGAGGAAGACATCTTTGAAAGGCACCATTCCTGCGTTGGTAAACAGTAGCGTGGGGTCATTGCCCGGCACCAACGAGCTAGTGGGCACGATGGTATGCCCTTGATCTTCAAAGAAAGATAAAAAAGCCTGTCTGATCTCTGCGCTCTTCATAGGGTATCCGTAACAAGAAAGCGTGATGCCCCAGGGCGCTGTCGCCGCTACCCGCTGGGGTCGCAAAGGGGCCATTATAGCGCAGTTGTCAAACGACTAAAGCCGCAGTTAGTGGCAGAGTTATTTGAAAGGGGGCTTTATCGCCCATTGAAGCGGACTATAGACTGTCTAACGCGTAGCGGATTTGGTCAAAATCAAACCCGCGCGTGGCAAGAAAGCGTTCCCGCTTAGCGCGTTCTTTGGGGGTAGCGCCGGGAGATGAAAAGCGTCGTGCCAGGGTGTCACGGGCGAGCTCAAACCAATCGACTGCCTCGCGCTCTTCAACCGCGGCAAAGGCTTCCGTGGCTATTTCGCGGTCGACCCCACGCTGGCTTAGCTCGCCCTTAATGCGAATGACGCCTTGCCCACGATTGATACGCGAGCGGATAAAGCTTTCGGCAAAGCGCGCGTCCGACTGTAATCCCTGCTCGGCCAATGTCTCGAGGCAGGCATCAATCTCTTCAGCGGCAAATGCCTTCTGCTCAAGCTTGCGCGCCAGCTCGGCGCGGGAGTATTCCCGCCGAGCCAGCAGTTGAATGGCCACCTCCCGAGGGGTGGCGTCTTGGGACGATGAAAACATACTGACGCCAGCGGCTTAGAGCAGATCGTCTTCGGTATCGGCGTCGGCTGCCACATCCGCCATGGCGGCTTCTTCTTTTTTAGGGTCGGGCTGGGCAAGCAACTGAGCGCGGATCTGGCTTTCGATCTCTTCCATGGTCTCCGGATGTTCTTCCAGGTACTGAGCAGCGTTTGCCTTACCCTGGCCGATCTTCTTGCCCTTGTAGCTGTACCAGGCGCCCGCTTTATCCACCAGGTTCTGCTGCACACCCAAGTCGATGACTTCGCCGGCGTGGTAAATACCCTTGCCGTAGAGAATTTGGAACTCGGCCTGGCGGAACGGTGGTGCCACCTTGTTTTTGACCACTTTTACGCGGGTTTCATTACCGGTGACTTCATCCCCTACTTTCACCGAGCCGGTGCGGCGGATATCCAAGCGTACACTGGCGTAAAACTTCAGCGCGTTCCCCCCCGTGGTGGTTTCGGGGCTGCCGAACATCACACCAATCTTCATGCGGATCTGGTTGATGAATACGACTAGGCAGTTGGCGTTTTTAATATTGCCGGTAATTTTACGCAGCGCCTGGGACATCAAACGCGCCTGCAGACCCACGTGGGAATCACCCATTTCGCCTTCAATCTCAGCACGCGGCGTTAGGGCGGCAACCGAGTCGATGACGATGACGTCCACACCACCTGAGCGCACTAACATGTCGGTGATTTCCAGGGCTTGCTCGCCAGTATCCGGCTGGGATACCAGCAGGTCGTCCAGATTAACAC harbors:
- a CDS encoding regulatory protein RecX is translated as MFSSSQDATPREVAIQLLARREYSRAELARKLEQKAFAAEEIDACLETLAEQGLQSDARFAESFIRSRINRGQGVIRIKGELSQRGVDREIATEAFAAVEEREAVDWFELARDTLARRFSSPGATPKERAKRERFLATRGFDFDQIRYALDSL
- the recA gene encoding recombinase RecA; the protein is MAQDDNRTKALNAALTQIDRQFGKGTVMRLGDTPRVVMPSVSTGSLGLDIALGIGGLPFGRVCEIFGPESSGKTTLTLSVIAQAQKQGKVCAFVDAEHALDPSYAEKLGVNLDDLLVSQPDTGEQALEITDMLVRSGGVDVIVIDSVAALTPRAEIEGEMGDSHVGLQARLMSQALRKITGNIKNANCLVVFINQIRMKIGVMFGSPETTTGGNALKFYASVRLDIRRTGSVKVGDEVTGNETRVKVVKNKVAPPFRQAEFQILYGKGIYHAGEVIDLGVQQNLVDKAGAWYSYKGKKIGQGKANAAQYLEEHPETMEEIESQIRAQLLAQPDPKKEEAAMADVAADADTEDDLL